Genomic segment of Glutamicibacter sp. JL.03c:
AGCGCCGAACGCATGGGGCCGTAGGAGCGGATGCCGTGCGGTGGGTACTTGGCGGCCTTCACCGCTTCGGCCGCGTCTTGCGCGTTATTCACCAGGGGCACGATGACAGCCACCGCCCCGGCATCCAGCGCCTTGCCGATCGCGGTGGCGTTGTTGGCTTCTACACGGACCACGCCGGCGGCCTGGGCGGATGCGTCAATGGCCATCAGCCCGGTGAGCATCCCGTTGTATCCGAGCAGGCCATGCTGCGCGTCGAGGGCGACATAGTCATAGCCCAGGCGGGCGATGCGCTCGGTGGAGACCGGCGAGTCGAGCACCACCCAGTAGCCGACGGCTGGTTCACGTTCACGGATCTTGCGGGCGAATTCGGTGGCAACTGCTGAAGTCATGGTGTGGGGATCTCTTTCTGGTTAGCGGTTGTAGGCGGGCATCGGGCCGTGCAGCGAGGCGGTGGCAGCGGCGGCCGCCTCGGCCAGTCCTTGCTCCAGCGGCCCCCTGTTGATGGCGGCAATGTTGG
This window contains:
- a CDS encoding HpcH/HpaI aldolase family protein, which produces MTSAVATEFARKIREREPAVGYWVVLDSPVSTERIARLGYDYVALDAQHGLLGYNGMLTGLMAIDASAQAAGVVRVEANNATAIGKALDAGAVAVIVPLVNNAQDAAEAVKAAKYPPHGIRSYGPMRSALRVGPVPAESDATTMVFAMIETPGGLENVEDIAAVEGLDGLYVGPSDLALAIGAAFPGDPAIKDEFEAALKRVSAAAQQAGIAAGIHNANGELANQRLGEGYTFATVASDLTHLEATAAAHLQQARS